Proteins encoded within one genomic window of [Enterobacter] lignolyticus SCF1:
- a CDS encoding formate C-acetyltransferase, which produces MTNRIQRLKDALFAHPREISLERALLYTESHRQTEGEPVMLRRAKATAHILDHVEIAIRDEELIAGNRTVKPRAGIMSPEMDPYWLLKELDAFPTRPQDRFAISEDDKRIYRDTLFPYWEKRSMKDFINGRMSDEVKAAVNTQIFSINQTDKGQGHIIIDYPRLLENGLGALVAQLQAHCRDAPDNVFYQAALLLLEASQRHILRYARLAEALAQQCADGQRREELLAIAGISRHNAQHKPQTFWQACQLFWYMNVILQYESNASSLSLGRFDQYMLPFWQASLTQGESPDVLHELLASLWVKCNDVVLLRSTSSARYFAGFPTGYTALLGGLTENGRSAVNVLSFACLDAYQSVRLPQPNLGVRVNDLIDGLFLRKTAETIRMGTGIPQIFNDEVVVPAFLNRGVSLEDARDYAVVGCVELSIPGKTYGLHDIAMFNLLKVMEIVLHENEGNAALTWESLLAQIRSKISHYIALMVEGSNICDIGHRDWAPVPLLSSFISDCLQHGKEITDGGARYNFSGVQGIGIANLSDSLHALKGMVFEQQRLGFDDLLAELKTNFATPEGQRIRARLINRFEKYGNDIDAVDDISADLLRYYCKEVEKYRNPRNGQFTPGSYTVSAHVPLGAVVGATPDGRLAGEQLADGGLSPMLGQDAQGPTAVLKSVSKLDNYLLSNGTLLNVKFTPATLEGEAGLHKLADFLRAFTRLKLQHIQFNVVNADTLREAQSRPQDFAGLVVRVAGYSAFFVELSKEIQDDIIRRTAHQL; this is translated from the coding sequence ATGACGAATCGTATCCAGCGCCTGAAAGACGCTCTGTTTGCCCATCCTCGCGAGATCTCTCTCGAACGCGCCCTGCTGTACACCGAAAGCCATCGCCAGACGGAAGGCGAGCCGGTCATGCTGCGGCGGGCGAAGGCGACGGCGCATATTCTTGACCATGTAGAAATCGCGATTCGTGATGAGGAGCTGATCGCCGGTAACCGGACGGTGAAACCGCGCGCCGGAATTATGTCGCCTGAGATGGACCCGTACTGGTTGCTTAAGGAGCTGGACGCCTTCCCAACGCGCCCGCAGGACCGTTTCGCCATCAGCGAAGACGATAAGCGGATTTACCGCGATACGCTTTTTCCCTACTGGGAAAAACGGTCAATGAAGGATTTTATTAACGGTCGGATGTCAGACGAGGTCAAAGCCGCGGTCAATACGCAGATTTTTAGCATCAACCAGACGGACAAGGGTCAGGGACATATCATCATTGATTATCCGCGGCTGCTGGAAAACGGGCTCGGGGCGCTGGTGGCGCAGCTGCAGGCGCATTGCCGGGATGCACCGGATAACGTGTTCTACCAGGCGGCGCTGCTGCTGCTGGAAGCCTCGCAGCGGCATATTTTACGCTATGCACGTCTTGCCGAGGCGCTGGCGCAGCAGTGCGCGGACGGCCAACGTCGCGAAGAGCTTCTCGCCATTGCCGGGATTTCCCGGCATAACGCGCAGCATAAGCCGCAGACGTTCTGGCAGGCCTGTCAGCTATTCTGGTACATGAACGTGATTCTGCAGTACGAGTCGAACGCCAGCTCATTGTCCCTTGGGCGCTTTGACCAGTATATGCTGCCCTTCTGGCAGGCTTCGTTAACCCAGGGGGAGAGTCCTGACGTCCTGCATGAGCTGCTCGCGTCGCTGTGGGTAAAATGCAATGACGTGGTGCTGCTGCGTTCAACCAGCAGCGCGCGCTATTTTGCGGGTTTCCCCACCGGTTATACCGCACTGCTTGGCGGACTGACGGAGAACGGGCGCAGCGCGGTGAACGTGCTCTCCTTTGCCTGTCTTGACGCGTATCAGAGCGTCAGGCTGCCGCAGCCGAATCTCGGGGTGCGGGTCAATGATCTGATTGACGGTTTGTTTCTGCGCAAAACGGCAGAAACCATCCGTATGGGCACCGGTATTCCGCAAATCTTTAATGATGAGGTGGTGGTTCCGGCGTTTCTGAACCGCGGTGTGTCGCTGGAGGATGCGCGCGATTATGCCGTTGTTGGCTGCGTGGAGCTGTCGATTCCGGGGAAAACCTACGGGTTGCACGATATCGCCATGTTTAACCTGCTGAAGGTGATGGAGATCGTGCTGCACGAAAATGAAGGGAATGCGGCGCTGACGTGGGAAAGCCTGTTGGCGCAGATCCGCAGCAAAATCAGCCATTACATTGCGCTGATGGTCGAGGGTAGCAATATCTGCGATATCGGCCATCGCGACTGGGCGCCGGTGCCGCTGCTGTCTTCGTTTATCAGCGACTGCCTGCAGCACGGCAAAGAGATTACCGACGGCGGCGCGCGCTACAACTTCTCCGGCGTGCAGGGAATTGGTATTGCGAATCTCAGTGACTCCCTGCATGCGCTGAAGGGGATGGTGTTTGAGCAGCAGCGCTTAGGTTTTGACGACCTGTTGGCGGAGTTAAAGACGAACTTTGCGACGCCGGAAGGGCAAAGGATTCGCGCCCGCTTGATTAACCGCTTTGAAAAATACGGTAATGATATTGATGCCGTCGATGACATCAGCGCCGATCTGCTGCGTTATTACTGCAAAGAGGTGGAGAAATACCGCAATCCGCGCAACGGGCAGTTTACGCCGGGCTCCTATACCGTATCGGCGCACGTGCCGCTGGGAGCGGTAGTTGGCGCGACGCCGGATGGCCGTCTGGCCGGTGAGCAGCTGGCCGATGGCGGTCTTTCGCCGATGCTCGGACAGGATGCCCAGGGGCCAACCGCGGTGCTGAAATCGGTCAGCAAGCTGGATAACTATCTGTTGTCCAACGGAACGCTGCTGAATGTGAAATTTACGCCCGCCACGCTTGAGGGCGAAGCGGGCCTGCATAAGCTGGCGGATTTCCTGCGCGCGTTTACCCGGCTTAAGTTACAGCATATCCAGTTTAACGTGGTGAACGCCGATACGCTGCGGGAAGCGCAGTCGCGACCGCAGGATTTCGCCGGGCTGGTGGTGCGCGTGGCGGGTTACAGCGCCTTCTTTGTCGAGCTGTCGAAGGAGATACAGGATGACATTATCCGCCGCACCGCGCATCAGCTGTGA
- a CDS encoding PTS fructose-like transporter subunit IIB: MTTIIAVTACPSGVAHTYMAAEALESAAKAKGWQVKVETQGSIGLENELTAEDVAAADMVILTKDIGIKFEERFQGKTIVRVNISDAVKRADAIMNKIEAHLAQTA, translated from the coding sequence ATGACGACAATTATTGCAGTAACCGCGTGTCCGTCCGGCGTAGCGCATACCTATATGGCGGCAGAAGCGCTGGAAAGTGCGGCAAAAGCCAAAGGCTGGCAGGTCAAAGTTGAGACCCAGGGGTCTATCGGCCTTGAGAATGAGCTGACGGCGGAAGATGTCGCGGCGGCGGATATGGTGATCCTGACCAAAGACATCGGTATCAAGTTCGAAGAGCGCTTTCAGGGGAAAACCATAGTGCGCGTCAATATCAGCGATGCGGTAAAGCGCGCCGACGCCATTATGAACAAAATTGAAGCCCATCTGGCGCAAACCGCCTGA
- a CDS encoding PTS fructose transporter subunit EIIC: MKEMVQILKNTRQHLMTGVSHMIPFVVAGGILLAVSVMLYGKGAVPDAATDPNLKKLFDLGVAGLTLMVPFLAAYIGYSIAERSALAPCAIGAWVGNSFGAGFFGAIIAGIIGGIIVFYLKRIPVPKVLRSVMPIFVIPIVGTFVTAGIMMWGLGEPVGALTHSLTQWLQGMQQGSIVVLAVIMGLMLAFDMGGPVNKVAYAFMLICVAQGVYTVVAIAAVAICVPPLGLGLATLINRANFSAEEREAGKAALVMGCVGVTEGAIPFAAADPLRVIPSIMVGSACGAVTAALVGAQCYAGWGGLIVLPVVDGKLGYIAAVAVGAVVTAVSVNVLKSLARKQHKPVDSKEDDLDLDFEIN, encoded by the coding sequence ATGAAAGAAATGGTGCAGATCCTGAAAAACACCCGTCAGCATTTAATGACCGGTGTGTCGCATATGATTCCGTTCGTGGTGGCCGGGGGTATTTTGCTGGCGGTGTCCGTCATGCTCTATGGCAAAGGCGCTGTCCCGGATGCGGCGACCGATCCTAACCTCAAGAAGCTGTTTGATCTCGGCGTTGCGGGCCTGACGCTGATGGTGCCCTTTCTCGCCGCGTATATCGGCTACTCCATTGCCGAGCGTTCCGCATTAGCGCCTTGCGCCATCGGCGCCTGGGTGGGTAATAGCTTCGGCGCAGGCTTTTTCGGCGCCATTATCGCCGGGATTATTGGCGGCATTATCGTCTTCTACCTCAAACGTATCCCGGTACCTAAAGTACTGCGCTCGGTGATGCCTATCTTCGTTATCCCTATCGTCGGCACTTTTGTCACGGCAGGCATCATGATGTGGGGGTTAGGTGAGCCGGTCGGCGCGCTGACACATAGCCTGACGCAGTGGCTGCAGGGTATGCAGCAGGGCAGCATTGTCGTGCTGGCCGTCATTATGGGGCTGATGCTGGCGTTCGATATGGGCGGCCCGGTCAACAAGGTCGCGTATGCCTTTATGCTCATCTGCGTGGCGCAGGGGGTGTATACCGTTGTGGCAATCGCCGCGGTGGCGATCTGCGTGCCGCCGCTAGGGCTGGGGCTGGCGACGCTTATCAACCGCGCCAACTTTTCCGCCGAAGAGCGCGAAGCGGGTAAAGCCGCGCTGGTGATGGGCTGCGTTGGCGTAACCGAAGGTGCAATTCCCTTTGCCGCCGCCGACCCGCTGCGCGTGATTCCTTCCATCATGGTCGGTTCGGCCTGCGGCGCAGTGACGGCGGCGCTGGTGGGCGCGCAGTGCTACGCCGGTTGGGGTGGGCTGATTGTGCTGCCCGTGGTCGACGGCAAGCTGGGCTATATCGCGGCGGTGGCCGTTGGCGCGGTGGTGACGGCGGTGAGCGTCAACGTGCTGAAAAGCCTGGCGCGTAAGCAGCATAAGCCGGTCGACAGCAAAGAAGACGACCTGGATCTGGATTTCGAAATTAACTAA